The Pan troglodytes isolate AG18354 chromosome 1, NHGRI_mPanTro3-v2.0_pri, whole genome shotgun sequence genome includes a region encoding these proteins:
- the LOC101058046 gene encoding uncharacterized protein LOC101058046, with product MLLCWCSLPRLGSLCKTSPFLEMMRPSKPGPGPDLAGTHLASGSEVPGDRVPCEGRLPEATPAHLPYSRPPAGVRLGHRERTGLGGNGRLAGRLSSRSLLPRGLQEEPGPTGGRWFTFPFFLPFFCPLGCPQPESQDHPNWTGSREGGVVARSVPDSTGNQLFSKRAPTRAS from the coding sequence ATGCTTCTTTGCTGGTGCAGTCTACCCAGATTGGGTTCCCTTTGCAAAACATCCCCCTTCCTGGAGATGATGAGGCCATCGAAGCCCGGGCCAGGGCCTGACCTGGCAGGCACACACCTGGCCAGTGGCTCTGAGGTCCCCGGGGACCGAGTCCCCTGCGAGGGCAGGCTGCCCGAGGCCACGCCTGCCCACCTTCCCTACTCCAGGCCACCAGCTGGTGTCAGATTGGGCCACCGGGAGAGAACAGGCCTAGGAGGGAATGGAAGGCTGGCAGGGAGGCTGTCATCCAGAAGCCTCCTCCCCAGAGGTCTCCAGGAGGAACCTGGCCCCACTGGGGGGCGGTGGtttacttttcccttttttcttcctttcttttgtccTCTCGGCTGCCCACAGCCAGAAAGCCAGGACCACCCGAACTGgacagggagcagggagggaggagtggTCGCACGGAGCGTACCTGATTCAACAGGAAATCAGTTATTTTCTAAAAGAGCCCCTACCAGAGCCTCCTGA